In Cololabis saira isolate AMF1-May2022 chromosome 1, fColSai1.1, whole genome shotgun sequence, the following proteins share a genomic window:
- the tefm gene encoding transcription elongation factor, mitochondrial — MREMFVIRTFLSSVVKTAAQPAARPGLLRRPRLGSLPAPEPRYLQCTCCWRSRVPAAGFEALDGVGVGPLDGPGDGPLDGPLDSRYTAEQRDAILRLLNTAAPAQLAGIKLLRGKKSLSIVEYRSKHGPFTSLESLVNVPLLKHKSAVVVFDSILNPVQKGRKVRIQLAKFIRPEVDRSWLEDAASIVSIVCGTNKIAWAHVDRGMMLLDWQQLHCPNFLKGTYLASAYLHDISSVVSVLPPADFYLIEKPSISVQNTALFPVMAHMRAVEAMLFALLEPRVGPAGPEARDAPEDRPEPNLPPRVLNMMRTAVGRHFGLMVGEARTSGAQAVRQLMTESVTQNLPRVRFPQELLVKYRNHFQIGSRRAGDELCDALLQAVAFYELLSQSNSS, encoded by the exons CAGCTCAGCCCGCGGCTCGGCCCGGGCTGCTCCGCCGGCCCCGGCTCGGTTCCCTCCCGGCCCCGGAGCCGCGGTACCTGCAGTGCacctgctgctggaggagccGGGTTCCTGCGGCCGGGTTCGAGGCCCTGGACGGGGTCGGGGTCGGGCCTCTGGACGGGCCCGGGGACGGGCCCCTGGACGGGCCGCTGGACAGCCGCTACACGGCCGAGCAGAGGGACGCCATCCTGCGGCTGCTCAACACGGCGGCGCCGGCGCAGCTGGCCGGCATCAAGCTGCTGCGGGGGAAGAAGTCCCTGAGCATCGTGGAGTACCGGAGCAAACACGGGCCCTTCACCAGCCTGGAGAGCCTGGTCAACGTGCCGCTGCTCAAGCACAAGAGCGCCGTGGTCGTGTTCGACTCCATCCTCAACCCGGTGCAGAAGGGCAGGAAGGTCCGGATCCAGCTGGCCAAGTTCATCCGGCCCGAGGTGGACCGGTCCTGGCTGGAG GACGCCGCCTCCATCGTGTCGATCGTCTGCGGCACCAACAAGATCGCCTGGGCGCACGTGGACCGAGGCATGATGCTGCTGGACTGGCAGCAGCTGCACTGCCCCAACTTCCTGAAGGGAACCTACCTGGCGTCGGCCTACCTGCACGAC ATCTCCTCGGTCGTCTCCGTCCTGCCGCCGGCCGACTTCTACCTGATCGAGAAGCCGTCCATCTCGGTCCAGAACACGGCGCTGTTCCCCGTCATGGCCCACATGCGGGCGGTGGAGGCCATGCTGTTCGCCCTGCTGGAGCCGCGGGTGGGCCCGGCGGGCCCGGAGGCCCGGGACGCCCCGGAGGACCGGCCCGAGCCCAACCTGCCCCCCCGGGTGCTCAACATGATGCGGACGGCCGTGGGCCGCCACTTCGGCCTGATGGTGGGCGAGGCCCGGACCAGCGGCGCGCAGGCGGTGCGGCAGCTCATGACCGAGTCGGTGACCCAGAACCTGCCGCGGGTCCGGTTCCCCCAGGAGCTGCTGGTCAAGTACCGGAACCACTTCCAGATCGGCAGCCGGCGGGCGGGGGACGAGCTCTGCGACGCGCTGCTGCAGGCCGTGGCGTTCTACGAGCTGCTCAGCCAGTCCAACTCCTCCTAG